One Chryseobacterium wanjuense genomic region harbors:
- a CDS encoding translation initiation factor, whose amino-acid sequence MDLRDQLKNLFPDHEEQDFKMPEEQFKQKEPLVCKFEKKGRNGKPVTIVEGWEGSEEDLKKISKKIKTTLGIGGSEKDGTIIIQGDNRDKIMDILKEMGYKTKRVGG is encoded by the coding sequence GATTTAAGAGATCAACTGAAAAACCTTTTTCCTGATCATGAAGAGCAGGATTTTAAGATGCCTGAAGAACAATTCAAGCAGAAAGAACCTTTGGTGTGCAAATTTGAAAAGAAAGGCCGAAACGGAAAGCCTGTAACCATTGTTGAAGGCTGGGAAGGAAGCGAGGAAGACCTTAAGAAAATCTCAAAAAAAATAAAAACTACGCTGGGAATCGGTGGTTCTGAGAAGGATGGAACGATTATCATTCAAGGAGATAACCGTGATAAAATAATGGATATCCTTAAAGAAATGGGGTATAAAACTAAAAGAGTCGGTGGATAG
- a CDS encoding leucine-rich repeat domain-containing protein: MKKLFLSIFILILSEAKAQIDPVKYPTYTNVEEAFKSGKTVYSMSFREKGIFNLPVEIQQLNAIFFLNLMGNKFEKMDESIFALKELTILNVNENNIKFIPDEIAELQKLESFSINLNELTNINPNIAKLQKLKVIHLDANNLNVFPEALMKIPSLEEINLQGNQISFIAEDLDQIKNLKSLNLALNQINDLGNLTFPKQLKYLELQQNSISKLPENLFQSKNLEFLNVSQNNIKEISPKVKGLKNIVSMNLANNDLKDLPTEFSQLKNLKTLILTGNPMDKSTIEKLKTIMPQTQIYF, translated from the coding sequence ATGAAAAAGCTGTTTCTTTCCATTTTTATTTTAATTCTTTCAGAGGCAAAAGCCCAGATCGATCCCGTAAAATATCCGACCTATACCAATGTAGAAGAAGCATTTAAAAGCGGAAAAACGGTCTACAGTATGAGTTTTCGGGAGAAAGGGATATTTAATTTACCTGTTGAAATCCAACAATTAAATGCCATTTTTTTTCTGAATTTAATGGGAAATAAGTTCGAGAAAATGGATGAATCGATTTTTGCATTAAAAGAATTAACTATTTTAAATGTAAACGAAAACAACATCAAATTCATTCCCGATGAAATTGCAGAACTTCAGAAGCTGGAAAGTTTTTCTATTAATTTAAATGAATTAACCAACATAAATCCAAATATCGCTAAGCTTCAGAAACTGAAAGTCATTCACCTGGATGCCAACAATCTGAATGTTTTTCCGGAAGCGCTGATGAAAATCCCGAGTCTGGAAGAAATTAATCTGCAGGGAAATCAGATCAGTTTTATTGCTGAAGACCTGGATCAGATTAAAAATTTAAAATCATTAAATTTAGCTTTAAATCAGATTAACGATTTAGGCAATCTGACCTTCCCAAAACAATTGAAATATCTAGAATTACAGCAAAATTCTATCTCAAAGCTTCCTGAAAACCTGTTTCAGTCAAAAAACCTGGAATTTTTAAATGTAAGTCAGAACAATATCAAAGAAATTTCACCGAAAGTAAAAGGTTTGAAGAATATTGTCAGTATGAATCTGGCGAATAACGATTTAAAAGATCTTCCCACTGAGTTTTCGCAATTAAAAAATTTGAAAACATTAATATTAACGGGCAATCCAATGGATAAATCCACCATTGAAAAACTAAAGACCATAATGCCGCAAACGCAGATTTATTTCTAA
- a CDS encoding alkaline phosphatase PhoX, translating to MKRKLLTIAALAMISSSLFNAQTFIFNKNSSWKYNDSNTALAAQWKDTTYDVSAWSQGNGPLGYGDPVTTTTATGLVTAYFAKDFTVNLNDLSSTMELGIMRDDGIVVYLNGEEVVRDNMPAGTIDFTTWSSTTIDSSAESVYNVFSIPKSKFVNGNNRISIELHNRGAASSDLRIDAYLKTVVTTTPVACNSTHISCFTSIVPTAQTNKLIIPTEHKYQLILKEGDNYTEGGGLVGGLNDFTGYVPKNGSATNGYLSVNHETNPGGVTMAEINYNGTTKLWQLTKSRAVSFSAPSLVQTIRNCSGGVTPWGTIVTAEEQTTSSDVNADGMKDYGWLVEIDPATAQVISQNADGSKGKLWQMGIMNHENVVVNNAGTVAYYGEDGGTHMVYKYVMDTPNDLSSGNLYALKLDQGLSGGDPVATTATWVQIPNKTKADQNNTAALAQSLGGTSFNGVEDIEISPLDGKVYFTAKGLNKVYRLQDNGTTASQVETFVGGLTTNYSFDTAQGTKTEAWGDGNDNLTFDELGNLWVLQDGGKNYIWVVAPDHTQANPKVRLFASMPAGSEPTGLTFTPDHKFGFFSIQHPDSTISTDIDATGNTIDYRGKSATIVVALKNNLGTAGSLGTVDTKAENTVTVAPNPTSGIVKINSPKGLKDIVVTAYSIDGKIVFTQKYSGTNKSLDLDFTNQLEASRVLVLNIEAEGGFQQTVKLLKK from the coding sequence ATGAAAAGAAAACTACTAACAATTGCAGCTCTTGCGATGATCTCAAGTTCATTGTTCAATGCTCAGACTTTTATTTTCAACAAGAATTCTTCTTGGAAATATAATGACAGCAATACAGCGTTGGCTGCTCAGTGGAAGGATACAACTTACGATGTTTCTGCATGGTCTCAAGGAAACGGACCTCTTGGGTACGGTGATCCTGTGACAACGACAACGGCTACAGGTCTTGTAACAGCTTATTTTGCGAAAGATTTTACAGTGAATTTAAACGATCTTTCTTCTACCATGGAATTGGGAATTATGAGAGACGACGGTATCGTTGTTTATCTTAACGGAGAAGAAGTAGTAAGAGACAATATGCCTGCCGGAACAATAGATTTCACGACTTGGTCTAGTACAACGATCGACAGCTCTGCGGAAAGTGTTTATAATGTTTTCTCTATTCCAAAATCTAAATTTGTAAACGGAAACAACAGAATTTCTATCGAACTGCACAACAGAGGTGCTGCAAGTTCGGATTTAAGAATTGATGCTTATCTTAAAACTGTTGTGACGACAACTCCAGTAGCCTGCAACTCAACACATATCAGCTGCTTTACGTCTATCGTACCGACAGCTCAGACAAATAAACTGATCATTCCTACAGAACATAAATATCAATTAATCCTAAAAGAAGGTGACAATTATACAGAAGGCGGAGGATTAGTAGGAGGTCTGAACGACTTTACAGGATACGTTCCGAAGAATGGAAGCGCTACCAACGGATATCTTTCTGTAAACCACGAAACGAATCCGGGTGGAGTTACCATGGCTGAAATCAACTATAATGGTACAACAAAACTTTGGCAATTGACAAAATCAAGAGCGGTAAGTTTCTCTGCTCCGAGCTTGGTTCAGACAATCAGAAACTGTTCAGGAGGTGTTACACCATGGGGAACCATCGTTACAGCAGAAGAGCAAACGACTTCAAGTGATGTAAATGCTGACGGAATGAAGGATTACGGTTGGTTGGTAGAAATTGATCCTGCTACGGCCCAGGTTATTTCTCAAAACGCTGACGGTTCTAAAGGAAAATTATGGCAAATGGGTATCATGAACCACGAAAATGTAGTGGTAAATAATGCAGGAACAGTTGCTTATTACGGTGAAGACGGAGGAACTCATATGGTGTACAAATATGTGATGGATACTCCAAATGATCTTTCTTCCGGAAATCTTTATGCATTAAAATTAGACCAGGGATTAAGTGGAGGAGATCCTGTAGCAACAACGGCTACTTGGGTTCAGATTCCAAATAAAACAAAAGCAGATCAAAATAATACGGCTGCATTAGCTCAATCGTTAGGAGGTACTTCTTTCAACGGGGTAGAAGATATTGAGATCAGTCCTCTAGATGGTAAAGTGTATTTTACGGCAAAAGGTTTAAATAAAGTATACAGACTTCAGGATAACGGAACTACCGCTTCTCAGGTTGAAACTTTCGTGGGAGGTCTTACTACGAACTATTCTTTCGACACGGCTCAGGGAACGAAAACGGAAGCTTGGGGAGATGGAAACGACAACCTTACTTTCGACGAATTGGGTAACCTTTGGGTGCTTCAGGATGGGGGTAAAAACTACATTTGGGTAGTCGCTCCGGATCATACTCAGGCGAATCCTAAAGTGAGACTTTTCGCTTCAATGCCTGCAGGATCAGAACCGACTGGACTTACATTTACGCCGGATCACAAATTCGGATTCTTCTCAATCCAGCACCCGGATTCTACAATTTCTACGGATATCGATGCTACTGGAAATACCATTGACTACAGAGGAAAATCTGCAACGATCGTAGTGGCTCTTAAAAACAATTTAGGAACTGCAGGATCTTTGGGAACTGTTGATACTAAAGCTGAAAACACAGTAACTGTTGCTCCAAACCCTACTTCAGGTATCGTAAAAATCAACTCTCCAAAAGGATTGAAAGATATCGTGGTAACGGCTTACAGCATCGACGGTAAAATTGTTTTCACTCAGAAATACTCAGGAACCAACAAATCTTTAGACTTAGATTTTACAAACCAGCTTGAGGCTTCAAGAGTATTGGTTTTAAATATCGAAGCGGAAGGAGGATTCCAGCAGACGGTAAAACTTTTGAAAAAATAA
- a CDS encoding cytochrome-c peroxidase, which produces MKFYPLILIFLFIGFAIMSFNPVYKGVENENNVVNKGLADFKTKLDQLKSDVYQFSEEKIPLEQLQESLKNTRNSFKEIEFYIAYHYPEFTKTHLNAAPLFHIEAAGTSAYTLPPEGLQVLDELIFSDEAAEEKEKIKAITDFLYNSYASFYLSSVKNGLSKGNNKTLPLRIELIRMYSLGVTGFDTPGSLNVSEEAKHVFSGMKKYINDDPYFKNYNIQKANAILTDGIGYLSKNTDFETFDRIEFYKKYIQPLYEEFGKWDGRSDDLKEFSGWNVNNKNFFSSDFLDPYFYTLLKKEEDNADLRALGKEIFYDQNLSDNGKMSCATCHLPENAFTDLKSKSPSNVEGKTVLRNSPSLYNAVFAKRFFYDLRAFYLEQQAEHVIYNEDEFNTSYESIIKKLKTKPEYKKAFKTAFKNGNISKENFSKALSSYVASLYSYESDFDKFMRNEKEISVDAKKGFNLFMGKANCATCHFAPNFSGLVPPFFNENESEVLGIPTKPINQKPIELDADKGRINSPVKKENSWIYENSFKTVTVRNIALTKPYFHNGAFNTLEEVMDFYNEGGGEGLGLKMKNQTLAPDKLNLTQPEIKQIIAFLNALTDVSKR; this is translated from the coding sequence ATGAAATTCTATCCTCTGATTCTTATTTTCCTATTCATCGGTTTTGCGATAATGTCTTTTAATCCTGTTTATAAAGGAGTTGAAAATGAAAATAATGTTGTTAATAAAGGCTTAGCAGATTTTAAAACCAAGCTGGATCAGTTAAAATCAGATGTTTACCAGTTTTCTGAGGAAAAAATCCCTTTGGAACAACTTCAGGAATCCCTGAAAAACACAAGGAACTCTTTCAAAGAAATAGAATTTTACATCGCTTATCATTATCCGGAATTTACAAAAACCCACCTGAATGCGGCGCCATTATTTCACATTGAAGCTGCGGGAACATCGGCTTATACGTTGCCTCCGGAAGGGCTTCAGGTCTTGGATGAGTTGATATTTTCCGATGAAGCGGCGGAAGAAAAGGAAAAAATAAAGGCAATCACAGATTTTTTATACAATAGTTATGCAAGCTTTTATTTAAGCTCTGTTAAAAACGGTTTAAGCAAAGGAAACAACAAAACATTACCCCTGCGAATCGAGTTGATCAGAATGTACAGTTTGGGCGTGACAGGTTTTGATACTCCCGGTTCTTTGAATGTTTCAGAAGAAGCAAAGCATGTTTTTTCGGGAATGAAAAAATACATTAATGATGATCCGTATTTTAAAAATTATAATATTCAGAAAGCCAATGCGATTTTAACGGATGGAATCGGTTATCTTTCAAAAAATACCGATTTTGAGACTTTTGACAGGATAGAATTCTACAAAAAATATATTCAGCCTTTGTATGAAGAATTCGGAAAATGGGACGGAAGAAGTGATGATCTGAAAGAATTTTCAGGTTGGAATGTCAATAACAAAAACTTTTTCAGCAGCGATTTTCTGGATCCGTATTTTTATACTTTATTGAAAAAAGAGGAAGATAATGCCGATTTAAGAGCATTGGGAAAAGAGATTTTCTACGATCAGAATTTAAGCGACAACGGGAAAATGAGCTGTGCAACCTGCCACCTGCCGGAAAATGCCTTCACAGATTTAAAATCAAAATCTCCAAGTAATGTCGAAGGAAAAACGGTACTGAGAAACTCTCCGTCTTTATACAACGCCGTTTTTGCGAAAAGATTTTTCTACGATTTAAGAGCTTTTTATCTTGAACAACAGGCGGAACACGTGATTTACAATGAAGATGAGTTCAATACAAGCTACGAAAGCATCATTAAAAAATTAAAAACAAAACCGGAATACAAAAAAGCGTTTAAAACAGCTTTTAAAAACGGAAATATCAGCAAAGAAAACTTTTCCAAAGCATTGAGTTCTTATGTGGCATCACTGTATTCTTATGAGAGTGATTTTGATAAATTCATGAGAAACGAAAAAGAAATTTCTGTTGATGCTAAAAAAGGGTTTAATTTATTCATGGGAAAAGCCAATTGCGCTACTTGTCATTTTGCTCCCAACTTTTCGGGATTAGTTCCTCCATTTTTTAATGAAAATGAATCTGAAGTGTTGGGAATTCCTACAAAACCGATCAATCAAAAACCTATTGAACTCGATGCCGACAAAGGAAGAATCAACAGTCCTGTGAAAAAGGAAAATTCCTGGATTTACGAAAATTCTTTCAAAACAGTGACGGTGAGAAATATTGCCTTAACAAAACCGTATTTCCATAACGGTGCATTCAACACCCTGGAAGAGGTGATGGATTTCTACAACGAAGGCGGAGGAGAAGGTCTTGGCTTGAAAATGAAAAATCAAACCCTGGCTCCGGATAAACTGAACCTTACCCAACCGGAAATCAAGCAAATCATTGCCTTTTTGAATGCTCTGACGGATGTGAGTAAGAGGTAG
- a CDS encoding nucleoside phosphorylase yields MLNKLAASELVLNDDGSVYHLNLLPEDIAEKIILVGDPDRVAKVSKYFDTVEIKKNKREFYTHTGTLRGERITVISTGIGTENIDIVMNELDALVNIDLKNKEFKKEHSSLQLFRMGTCGSVNPDVQVDNMLVTQNVVGLDGLMHFYQDYEFENEFSKNFLDKFPYPKIKPMLYFADWSEELGTLYKDAKYHGNTATFPGFYAPQGRQLRLKALDDRFLETLNDLGITNFEMETSAIYALSKLLGHKAITVNNVIANRRRGEFSADHHASERNLIEWVLDRIIK; encoded by the coding sequence ATGCTAAATAAACTGGCTGCTTCAGAACTCGTTCTGAACGATGATGGAAGTGTTTACCACTTAAACCTTTTACCTGAAGATATTGCAGAAAAGATCATCCTTGTAGGAGATCCCGACAGAGTGGCAAAGGTTTCAAAATATTTCGATACCGTAGAAATCAAAAAAAATAAAAGAGAATTTTATACGCATACCGGAACTTTAAGAGGCGAAAGAATCACCGTAATTTCTACCGGAATCGGTACGGAAAATATTGATATTGTGATGAATGAGCTTGATGCTCTGGTAAATATCGATCTTAAAAATAAAGAGTTCAAAAAAGAGCATTCTTCGCTTCAGCTTTTCAGAATGGGAACTTGTGGAAGTGTAAATCCTGATGTGCAGGTTGATAATATGCTGGTGACCCAGAATGTTGTGGGATTGGATGGTCTGATGCATTTTTACCAGGATTATGAGTTTGAAAACGAATTTTCGAAGAACTTTTTAGATAAATTCCCTTACCCGAAAATCAAGCCGATGCTGTATTTTGCAGACTGGTCGGAAGAATTGGGAACCTTATACAAAGACGCCAAATATCACGGAAATACCGCTACTTTCCCGGGATTCTATGCTCCACAGGGAAGACAACTCCGTCTGAAAGCACTTGATGACAGGTTTTTGGAAACTTTAAATGATCTTGGTATTACCAATTTCGAAATGGAAACTTCGGCAATTTATGCTTTATCTAAACTTTTAGGTCATAAAGCGATTACGGTAAACAACGTCATTGCCAACAGAAGACGCGGAGAATTTTCCGCAGATCACCATGCTTCCGAAAGGAACCTGATCGAATGGGTTTTGGATAGAATTATCAAATAA
- a CDS encoding DNA-3-methyladenine glycosylase I, translating to MEKIRCGWSEKDDLYKKYHDEEWGKPVYDDETIFEFLILESFQAGLSWYTILNKRENFRKAFDHFNYKKIAKYSEAKIEELMQNPGIIRNRLKILATINNAQKFMEVQKEFGSFSKYIWDFVGGKPVDNKPKTLKDIPATTEISDSLAKDLKKRGFKFMGSTVVYAHMQATGMVNDHVENCFIR from the coding sequence ATGGAAAAAATACGCTGCGGCTGGTCCGAAAAAGACGATCTCTACAAAAAATATCATGATGAAGAGTGGGGGAAACCTGTCTACGATGATGAAACTATTTTCGAATTTTTAATTCTTGAAAGCTTTCAGGCGGGGCTGAGCTGGTACACTATTTTAAACAAAAGAGAAAATTTCAGAAAAGCTTTTGATCATTTTAATTATAAAAAAATTGCAAAATATTCTGAAGCAAAAATTGAAGAATTGATGCAAAATCCCGGCATTATCAGAAATCGCCTTAAAATTTTAGCCACCATAAACAATGCTCAAAAATTTATGGAAGTGCAGAAAGAATTCGGAAGTTTTTCAAAATATATCTGGGATTTTGTAGGTGGAAAGCCTGTTGACAATAAGCCGAAAACATTAAAAGATATTCCTGCAACTACCGAAATATCAGATTCTTTAGCAAAAGATTTGAAGAAAAGAGGATTCAAATTTATGGGTTCAACTGTCGTTTATGCGCACATGCAGGCGACGGGAATGGTCAATGATCATGTCGAAAATTGTTTCATCAGATAG
- a CDS encoding enoyl-ACP reductase FabI, whose protein sequence is MSYGLLKGKKGIIFGALNEQSIAWKVAERCHEEGAEFILSNAPIAMRMGELNALAEKTGSEIVGADATSIEDLEKLFDAAVAKFGKIDFILHSIGMSVNVRKGKHYTEMNYDWLEKGWDVSSVSFHKVMRVAWEKDCMNEWGSILALTYIAAQRTFPDYNDMSDNKAYLESIARTFGNYWGERKVRVNTVSQSPTPTTAGSGVKGFGGFLGYAEDMSPLGNATALDCANYCVTLFSDLTKKVTMQNLFHDGGFSSTGVTQKVISKYDTE, encoded by the coding sequence ATGTCATACGGTTTACTTAAAGGCAAAAAGGGAATTATATTTGGAGCCCTTAATGAACAATCAATCGCATGGAAAGTTGCAGAAAGATGTCATGAAGAAGGTGCTGAATTTATCTTGTCTAATGCTCCTATCGCAATGAGAATGGGAGAACTTAATGCTTTGGCAGAAAAAACTGGTTCCGAAATAGTAGGTGCAGATGCCACTTCAATAGAAGATCTTGAAAAACTTTTTGACGCTGCTGTTGCAAAATTTGGTAAAATCGACTTTATCCTTCACTCTATCGGAATGTCCGTAAACGTAAGAAAGGGAAAACATTATACAGAAATGAACTACGACTGGTTGGAAAAAGGCTGGGATGTTTCCTCTGTTTCTTTCCACAAAGTAATGCGTGTGGCTTGGGAAAAAGACTGTATGAATGAATGGGGAAGTATTTTGGCGCTTACTTATATCGCAGCACAAAGAACATTCCCGGATTACAACGATATGTCTGACAATAAAGCTTATCTTGAAAGTATTGCAAGAACATTCGGAAACTATTGGGGAGAAAGAAAAGTACGTGTGAATACAGTTTCACAATCTCCTACTCCTACTACTGCGGGAAGCGGTGTGAAAGGTTTCGGAGGCTTCCTTGGATATGCAGAAGATATGTCACCGCTAGGAAATGCTACAGCTCTTGACTGTGCAAACTATTGTGTAACGTTATTCTCTGATCTTACCAAAAAAGTAACGATGCAGAATCTTTTCCACGACGGAGGTTTCAGCAGTACAGGGGTTACTCAGAAGGTGATCAGTAAATATGATACTGAATAA
- a CDS encoding glycoside hydrolase family 30 protein, with translation MKKLIVSCFVIGMAFNANAQNYWKKNAGKTAKVILTNSKTNEKMVDKGMVKFEKMDQPKEVDACIFVDPDFKYQKLIGIGGAITDASAETFYKLPKNKQKEIIEAYYGKNGLGYTVVRTNMNSCDFSSDSYTYVQENDNSLKSFNVAHDEKYKIPMIKEAQKAIGKDFTFYFSPWSPPAWMKSNKNMLKGGRLENAFYQTWADYYIKFIKEYEKRGINIWGLTVQNEPMATQTWESCIYTAEEEGAFLKNNLGPTLWKNGFKDKKVMIWDHNRDLIYQRATTTLSDPETSKYASGIGYHWYETWNNKTQLFDNLSETQRAFPDKFLAFTEGCKEQFDMTKIYDVKLGELYGRNMLNDFNKGTALWTDWNVLLDETGGPNHVGNFCFAPIIADTKTGEVHYTYEYYYVGHVSKFIKPNAQRIGTSSNRAALTSTTFMNENGQLVTVIMNDSDNDIDANLWIEGMAAKLSAPAHSIQTVIL, from the coding sequence ATGAAGAAACTAATCGTAAGTTGTTTTGTTATCGGGATGGCTTTTAATGCCAACGCACAAAATTACTGGAAAAAAAACGCAGGAAAAACAGCGAAAGTCATTCTTACCAATTCGAAAACCAACGAAAAAATGGTAGATAAAGGAATGGTAAAATTCGAAAAAATGGATCAACCTAAAGAAGTTGATGCGTGTATTTTTGTGGATCCTGATTTTAAATATCAAAAATTAATCGGAATCGGAGGTGCGATCACGGATGCTTCCGCCGAAACTTTTTATAAACTTCCTAAAAATAAGCAGAAGGAAATTATCGAAGCGTATTACGGGAAAAACGGGTTGGGATACACGGTCGTCCGTACCAATATGAACTCATGTGATTTCTCAAGCGATTCTTATACCTATGTTCAGGAAAATGATAATTCATTAAAATCATTCAACGTTGCGCATGATGAAAAGTATAAAATTCCGATGATTAAAGAAGCTCAAAAGGCGATCGGAAAAGATTTCACTTTTTATTTTTCTCCGTGGAGTCCGCCAGCATGGATGAAATCGAATAAAAATATGCTGAAAGGAGGAAGACTGGAAAATGCTTTTTATCAGACCTGGGCAGATTATTATATTAAATTCATTAAAGAATACGAAAAAAGAGGAATTAATATTTGGGGACTGACGGTTCAGAACGAGCCAATGGCCACACAAACCTGGGAATCTTGTATTTATACTGCTGAAGAGGAAGGGGCTTTTCTTAAAAATAATTTAGGGCCAACCCTTTGGAAGAATGGTTTTAAAGATAAAAAAGTAATGATCTGGGATCACAACAGAGATTTGATTTATCAGAGAGCTACAACGACATTAAGCGATCCCGAAACTTCAAAATACGCTTCCGGAATCGGCTACCACTGGTACGAAACATGGAATAACAAAACCCAACTTTTTGATAATTTATCAGAAACCCAAAGAGCTTTTCCGGATAAGTTTTTGGCTTTCACGGAAGGTTGTAAAGAGCAGTTTGATATGACTAAAATTTATGACGTGAAGTTGGGCGAATTATACGGTAGAAATATGCTGAATGATTTCAACAAAGGAACCGCTTTATGGACAGACTGGAATGTTCTTCTCGATGAAACTGGCGGACCAAACCACGTCGGGAATTTCTGTTTTGCGCCTATCATTGCAGATACCAAAACAGGGGAAGTTCATTATACTTACGAATATTATTATGTAGGACACGTTTCGAAATTCATTAAACCGAATGCACAGAGAATCGGAACTTCATCCAACAGAGCGGCGCTTACTTCCACAACTTTCATGAATGAAAACGGACAATTGGTAACTGTCATCATGAATGATTCCGACAACGATATCGATGCCAATCTCTGGATCGAAGGAATGGCAGCCAAGCTTTCTGCTCCTGCACATTCTATCCAGACCGTAATTTTATAA
- a CDS encoding glycoside hydrolase family 16 protein: protein MKLQAIITILIGGTLLFSVSNCASNKPDSNRKLIWSDEFNGKGLPDSTKWNYDVGGSGFGNEEAQFYTKDRLENARLEKGNLVIEARREDWENKKYTSARLLTKGKFSFQYGTVEVRAKLPKGRGTWPAIWMMSENMKKWPDDGELDIMEHVGFNQGYIHASVHTKKYNHIIGTQKTDTLIVKDASEKFHVYKADWTPEKIDVYIDDQKFFTYENKEKTYEAWPFDQPYFIILNLAVGGFWGGKEGIDDTIFPQKYEIDYVRVYQNK, encoded by the coding sequence ATGAAACTTCAAGCCATCATCACCATTTTAATCGGAGGAACATTACTTTTTTCTGTTTCAAACTGTGCTTCAAACAAACCTGATTCCAACAGGAAACTGATCTGGAGCGATGAGTTTAACGGAAAAGGATTGCCCGATTCTACAAAGTGGAACTACGATGTGGGAGGAAGCGGTTTTGGAAATGAAGAAGCTCAGTTTTATACCAAAGATAGGTTAGAAAATGCAAGGCTGGAGAAAGGAAATCTTGTCATTGAAGCCAGAAGAGAAGATTGGGAAAATAAGAAATATACTTCTGCAAGACTTTTAACGAAAGGTAAATTTTCCTTTCAGTACGGAACGGTTGAAGTTCGTGCAAAACTTCCGAAAGGTCGCGGAACCTGGCCTGCCATCTGGATGATGAGCGAAAATATGAAAAAATGGCCGGACGACGGTGAGCTGGATATCATGGAACATGTGGGCTTTAATCAAGGCTATATTCATGCTTCGGTTCATACAAAAAAATACAATCACATCATCGGAACACAGAAAACCGATACTTTGATCGTGAAAGATGCAAGTGAGAAATTCCACGTCTATAAAGCAGATTGGACACCTGAGAAAATTGATGTGTATATCGATGATCAAAAGTTTTTCACTTATGAAAATAAAGAAAAGACGTACGAAGCATGGCCTTTTGATCAACCGTATTTTATCATTTTAAATCTAGCTGTCGGTGGATTTTGGGGCGGAAAAGAAGGAATAGATGATACGATCTTTCCTCAAAAATATGAGATAGATTATGTAAGAGTTTATCAAAATAAATAA